A single window of Aspergillus puulaauensis MK2 DNA, chromosome 5, nearly complete sequence DNA harbors:
- a CDS encoding uncharacterized protein (COG:S;~EggNog:ENOG410PGVT;~InterPro:IPR027842,IPR017943;~go_function: GO:0008289 - lipid binding [Evidence IEA]) gives MSRAETEPLLPRYDDDTSRQRRLHQKIHTYQMLRAFSEGYMPSTEQTIANLRSLLSFDILSPRNPDIGSVGRQLVRDCRLWIQLLIEFLQSKNGDDQLQEFIWHLSHGRINVHADQLAERASHSRAEADTRAAYDSLRTVGNLLLTNADFRLFAEDLTTVGREIFSDTAFSLSRASRKAGKKLKPKEAEQQALSGAGADEGHNISNEELQEEVNHVADAAKVGLAQTGHEAKESAEEHLSGKEQETLIHRLKQTVLKLRERSDYTDSVAVLARLLQRYAMVYANAATDVASTAEEESEINEELKEAIHKFWALLQTIGDPKEWKALEQRLHDVLRHATKDPEFEDLVSEIGSAMQEMMTNPDSFDSAPEKIDELKEKSKHVGAESSLRKDIDEFLAQGKRTLQSISRDEKVSKMVSATRKIYKDAADGYHNRRANLPADLLEVFLPLILRNIQYIPIPRLEVSAPEMDLLVENLILEPGHTVNYSSFLPYQMHVTTRNDIDVLKRHSKKTTANLKTTFTVSVCGLNVSAAEFGYWLRTHKALFFYLKDQGIASFYLDRRGIDISLDVEVGRDRLEQIFTLRGVRVRIHKLDYKVHQGKWRFLIWLTKPFLKHMIRRALEKQIAEQIVQAAHALNRELVFARERLRAARIASPHDLFTFVRAVLARLVPAQNPDIETRVGVDAPGSGVFKGVYAPGSLVKVWHEEALEAHDAVEEGEETPGLHRTWRNSIFDVPV, from the exons ATGTCGCGGGCAGAGACAGAGCCGCTCCTCCCTCGTTATGACGACGACACGagccgccagcgccggctGCATCAGAAGATCCATACCTATCAGATGCTCCGCGCCTTTTCCGAGGGTTACATGCCATCGACCGAGCAAACAATTGCGAACCTCCGCAGTCTCTTATCTTTCGATATACTGAGCCCCCGCAACCCCGATATAGGCTCGGTGGGCCGTCAGCTAGTCCGCGATTGCCGCCTGTGGATCCAATTGTTGATTGAGTTCCTACAATCCAAGAACGGCGACGATCAATTGCAGGAGTTCATTTGGCATCTCTCTCATGGCCGGATAAATGTCCATGCCGATCAGCTCGCCGAGCGTGCTTCCCATTCGAGAGCCGAGGCAGATACCAGAGCAG CCTATGATAGCCTTCGCACCGTCGGAAATCTCCTGTTAACAAATGCCGACTTCCGGCTGTTTGCCGAGGACCTAACAACTGTCGGCCGTGAGATATTCTCAGACACAGCATTCTCTCTATCTAGAGCTTCCCGAAAAGCTgggaagaagctcaagcCAAAAGAGGCCGAGCAACAAGCCCTGTCTGGCGCTGGTGCAGATGAGGGCCATAATATATCAAACGAAGAGTTACAGGAAGAAGTAAACCATGTCGCCGACGCCGCGAAGGTCGGACTCGCTCAGACTGGCCATGAGGCCAAAGAATCCGCCGAGGAACATCTATCTGGAAAGGAACAAGAAACTCTGATACATCGATTGAAACAGACTGTCCTTAAGCTCCGTGAGCGCAGTGATTATACAGACTCGGTTGCTGTTCTGGCACGACTATTGCAACGATATGCTATGGTCTACGCAAACGCAGCGACGGATGTTGCTTCGACTGCAGAAGAGGAGTCGGAAATTAACGAAGAGCTGAAAGAAGCAATCCACAAATTCTGGGCTCTCCTACAGACCATAGGGGATCCCAAGGAATGGAAGGCCTTGGAGCAGCGACTTCACGACGTGCTGCGGCATGCCACTAAAGATCCCGAATTTGAGGATTTGGTGTCAGAGATAGGGTCTGCGATGCAGGAGATGATGACGAATCCTGACTCCTTCGACTCTGCTCCAGAGAAGATTGAcgagctgaaggagaagtcGAAGCACGTGGGCGCGGAATCCAGTTTACGGAAGGACATCGACGAATTCCTTGCACAGGGGAAGCGGACATTACAAAGTATTTCCCGGGACGAAAAAGTCTCCAAAATGGTCAGCGCGACTCGTAAAATCTACAAGGATGCTGCGGACGGCTACCATAACAGGCGGGCCAATCTGCCTGCGGACTTGCTTGAAGTATTCCTTCCTCTCATCCTCCGCAATATCCAATACATCCCTATTCCTCGCCTAGAGGTGTCTGCACCGGAGATGGACCTTTTGGTGGAGAACCTGATTCTCGAGCCTGGCCATACTGTGAACTACTCATCATTCCTTCCTTATCAGATGCATGTTACGACACGAAACGACATTGATGTCTTGAAGCGACACTCGAAGAAAACCACTGCAAACCTGAAAACAACGTTCACTGTATCAGTATGCGGCCTGAACGTGAGTGCCGCAGAATTCGGCTACTGGCTTCGTACTCATAAGGCACTTTTCTTCTACCTTAAAGACCAAGGGATTGCAAGCTTCTACCTAGACAGACGAGGTATTGATATCTCGCTGGACGTGGAAGTTGGCCGGGACCGACTAGAGCAGATATTCACTCTGCGCGGCGTACGTGTGCGCATCCACAAGCTCGACTACAAGGTGCATCAAGGAAAATGGAGATTTCTCATCTGGCTGACCAAGCCATTCCTCAAACATATGATCCGTCGGGCACTAGAGAAGCAAATCGCGGAGCAGATTGTTCAGGCTGCGCATGCGCTAAACAGGGAATTGGTATTTGCTCGGGAGCGTCTTCGAGCCGCACGCATCGCCAGCCCACATGATCTTTTCACCTTTGTCCGCGCAGTTCTGGCTCGCTTGGTTCCAGCCCAGAACCCTGACATTGAAACCCGCGTTGGCGTCGACGCTCCGGGCAGCGGTGTTTTCAAGGGTGTCTATGCCCCAGGGAGTCTCGTTAAAGTCTGGCATGAAGAGGCATTAGAGGCTCACGATGCcgttgaagagggtgaagagaCTCCAGGTCTGCACAGGACCTGGCGCAATAGCATTTTTGATGTCCCAGTATGA
- a CDS encoding uncharacterized protein (COG:S;~EggNog:ENOG410PXYE): MTRTMATITCHRHLSSGGYDHYGSQPGNGHNNGPSLHLAASTLAATPLYSNPQHNPPSPQAVPSLDIQSTTAADKTPACHSFEIAGEVYLLSTTSDSVHASGNAANDSMLNTSIRPSSAEPQTPKRKRTVSPPSTKSPGEARSTSRSTRRSGVHSRPGSIHSHRRTNTITSLTTSAPNSPVRRENLLALHRESCRLFQDSNIDARRSFSPPHTPPRTVRTLSDFSSPPVTPILERRPSTARPPRPSTSHDDHVSVEHVGVEVGTTETKPTIIEWTSPSTRRREYKAIDRASSGMRGLWRRVAPRWCRFGDSRVPFFEEGKDGKANYEGSVRRFRMDLPEEPSDRQARRGLKLKPKIAVQAIGVGRRSKTG, translated from the coding sequence ATGACGAGGACTATGGCCACCATCAcatgtcatcgtcatctctCTTCTGGTGGCTACGACCACTATGGCTCCCAGCCTGGAAATGGCCATAATAATGGCCCTTCTCTTCACCTAGCTGCGTCGACCCTTGCAGCTACTCCACTTTATTCCAACCCGCAACACAATCCACCCTCACCCCAGGCGGTGCCTTCCCTGGATATCCAATCTACTACCGCAGCTGATAAAACGCCCGCTTGCCACTCCTTTGAAATAGCCGGAGAAGTATATCTTCTATCTACGACCTCGGATAGTGTGCACGCTTCCGGTAACGCTGCGAACGACAGCATGCTCAATACATCTATACGACCTTCATCCGCCGAGCCACAGACCCCAAAGCGGAAACGAACGGTCTCACCCCCATCCACGAAGTCTCCTGGTGAGGCTCGTTCAACTTCTCGCAGTACCCGACGGTCTGGAGTTCATAGTCGCCCGGGCTCCATCCATTCTCACCGCCGTACAAATACCATCACATCTCTCACAACATCTGCACCAAATTCACCGGTTCGACGTGAGAACCTCCTAGCGCTGCATCGAGAATCCTGTCGACTCTTCCAAGATTCGAATATCGATGCCCGCCGGTCATTTTCTCCACCTCATACTCCTCCCCGTACAGTACGAACGCTTTCCGATTTCAGCTCCCCTCCAGTAACACCGATACTTGAGCGTCGGCCTTCTACAGCGCGCCCTCCCCGCCCCAGTACTTCACACGATGACCATGTATCCGTCGAACACGTCGGTGTTGAGGTCGGTACTACAGAAACAAAACCTACCATAATAGAATGGACGTCTCCATCTACACGTCGCCGTGAATACAAAGCAATCGACCGAGCTAGCAGTGGCATGCGCGGACTCTGGCGACGAGTTGCACCCCGGTGGTGTCGATTTGGCGACAGCCGAGTTCCGTTCttcgaagaagggaaagacgGCAAAGCCAACTATGAAGGGAGCGTCCGCAGGTTTCGGATGGATCTCCCCGAGGAGCCCTCTGATAGGCAAGCTCGCCGCGGACTAAAACTCAAGCCCAAGATCGCTGTACAGGCCATTGGCGTTGGTCGTCGCAGTAAAACTGGCTGA
- a CDS encoding putative C6 transcription factor (COG:S;~EggNog:ENOG410PIT7;~InterPro:IPR036864,IPR007219,IPR001138;~PFAM:PF00172,PF04082;~TransMembrane:1 (o584-606i);~go_function: GO:0000981 - DNA-binding transcription factor activity, RNA polymerase II-specific [Evidence IEA];~go_function: GO:0003677 - DNA binding [Evidence IEA];~go_function: GO:0008270 - zinc ion binding [Evidence IEA];~go_process: GO:0006351 - transcription, DNA-templated [Evidence IEA];~go_process: GO:0006355 - regulation of transcription, DNA-templated [Evidence IEA]), which yields MDSSELSAPQTRASSPYRDYNPRKRGRTACTRCKTRKQKCDNEYPVCSNCLRAGAECDKASVRQENASQSEHTRVLEERIAYLESQLEPGTTSSRTPNYATHPVATLLSPGPHSQETGQTGSAGGGGQGSGSGIDHNAVGELVGLLAVNSCEAPAYIGSSSGLSLAANLGEMVQATVWNQVLASSHNQPSSISSGSRENGTASSNSRINGLPPQPTPSNRVPGLDQPRTLRMDELLAKSTEPPNDEMGGRMLHAYLTRLHVRYPFIDRIELWRLHEDRWRLAKTKREELTRSERFGIFKLYLIYAISATIIQLSEKYDYVPPERFYITALQQVPAMCETRSVENVEAMALLVVYHLRSASSQGVWYMIGLAMRTAIDLGLHRKANEINLDPITVQMRRRLFWAVYYLERVVSVSLGRPFSISDRHIDIPLPVDVDDDVRDPALLPQASPPSTSTEGNTNGEGAGANTSNHRITSLTFSIYLITLRRIESRIQHKIYRADRPLHLLRSKMDHLFLELEEWKASALQRFTASHLDYPMLHYNRALRLLIQPFLPSLPVTDPYYHICLRAAGDICQTHKRLHQTLEYGHSFLAVQTVFISGITLLYALWTHSDQVWSVRISNDIRACSTVLFVMGERAAWVKKYRDAFELLVNAAMEKLQGNEAAKTAGMAELMTAQHAKLGPDAGYGVGLDTSPSYIHGSDSTATAPEYSGTTQAHTTGFTPDLSSGQGIGPSLDAASQDHGVRMALQLAPWIDLEDGNEPFWVPDFETLENFSGNLWSSGDPSLFNPL from the exons ATGGATTCATCTGAATTGTCTGCACCCCAGACAAGGGCTTCGTCGCCTTATCGAGACTACAATCCCCGAAAGCGCGGAAGGACCGCATGCACTCGATGCAAGACTAGGAAACAAAAA TGCGATAATGAATATCCGGTTTGCTCTAACTGCCTTAGAGCCGGCGCCGAATGCGACAAGGCATCAGTACGACAGGAAAATGCCTCCCAAAGCGA GCACACACGCGTTCTAGAAGAGCGTATTGCTTATCTAGAGTCCCAGCTGGAGCCCGGAACCACCAGTAGCCGCACTCCCAATTATGCCACACATCCTGTGGCCactcttctctctccagGACCTCACAGCCAGGAGACAGGCCAGACAGGCTCTGCCGGAGGTGGAGGCCAGGGGTCTGGAAGCGGCATTGACCACAATGCCGTCGGAGAACTAGTTGGCCTTCTTGCTGTCAACTCTTGCGAAGCGCCAGCATATATTGGCTCGAGTTCGGGGCTGTCACTCGCAGCAAACCTGGGCGAAATGGTCCAGGCGACGGTTTGGAACCAAGTTTTGGCTTCGTCGCATAATCAgccttcttccatctctAGTGGATCTAGAGAGAATGGGACTGCGTCGTCCAACTCGAGGATCAATGGCCTTCCTCCGcaaccaacaccatccaATAGAGTCCCTGGATTGGATCAACCGCGAACATTGCGAATGGATGAGCTCCTCGCGAAAAGCACGGAGCCGCCGAATGATGAAATGGGCGGGAGGATGCTCCATGCATATTTGACTAGGCTTCACGTCCGGTATCCGTTTATCGACCGCATTGAGCTGTGGCGTCTGCACGAGGACCGCTGGCGACTGGCCAAAACGAAACGCGAAGAGCTCACAAGATCAGAGAGATTTGGGATTTTCAAATTATATTTGATTTATGCAATTAGCGCGACTATCATTCAATTAAGTGAGAAGTATGACTATGTTCCACCAGAA CGCTTTTATATCACGGCCCTTCAGCAAGTGCCAGCTATGTGTGAAACCCGATCTGTTGAGAATGTTGAAGCCATGGCCCTTTTGGTTGTATATCACCTGCGGTCTGCCTCTAGCCAAGGCGTTTGGTATATGATCGGCCTGGCTATGCGGACAGCGATTGACCTTGGACTACATCGCAAAGCAAACGAGATAAACCTTGACCCAATCACAGTACAGATGCGACGTCGCCTTTTTTGGGCGGTATACTACCTGGAAAGAGTGGTATCAGTGTCTCTTGGGCGGCCGTTTAGTATTTCGGATAGACATATTGATATTCCGCTCCCGGTCGACGTTGACGACGATGTCCGCGACCCAGCACTGCTCCCCCAAGCGTCTCCTCCATCAACTTCCACTGAAGGTAATACTAACGGAGAAGGCGCTGGTGCAAACACTAGTAACCACCGCATCACCTCTCTAACGTTCTCCATCTACCTGATTACCCTACGCCGCATCGAATCCCGAATCCAACACAAGATCTACCGCGCTGACAGACCGCTTCACTTACTCCGCTCAAAGATGGACCACCTTTTTCTCGAGCTCGAAGAATGGAAGGCGTCTGCGCTCCAACGTTTCACAGCATCTCATCTTGACTACCCCATGCTCCACTACAACCGtgctctccgcctcctcatccagccgtTCCTCCCATCACTCCCTGTTACGGATCCTTACTACCATATTTGCCTCCGTGCTGCGGGCGACATCTGCCAGACACATAAGCGCCTCCATCAAACCCTCGAATACGGCCattccttcctcgccgtGCAGACCGTCTTCATCTCCGGCATAACCCTCCTCTACGCCCTCTGGACACATAGCGACCAAGTCTGGTCAGTCCGAATTAGCAATGATATCCGCGCCTGCTCGACTGTTCTATTCGTTATGGGTGAGCGCGCCGCATGGGTAAAGAAATATCGCGACGCTTTTGAACTTCTTGTCAACGCAGCCATGGAAAAACTCCAGGGCAACGAGGCCGCCAAAACAGCAGGAATGGCCGAGTTGATGACTGCTCAGCATGCTAAACTCGGACCCGACGCTGGATACGGCGTGGGCCTCGATACGTCCCCCAGTTATATCCACGGCTCCGATTCGACGGCGACAGCGCCAGAGTATTCGGGTACAACACAGGCCCATACGACGGGTTTTACGCCGGATTTGAGTTCGGGCCAGGGGATCGGCCCATCCCTCGACGCAGCTAGTCAGGACCATGGCGTGCGAATGGCGCTACAGCTTGCGCCTTGGATTGATCTTGAGGACGGGAATGAGCCATTCTGGGTTCCTGATTTTGAGACCCTAGAGAATTTCTCGGGGAACCTGTGGAGTTCAGGGGATCCGTCGCTGTTTAATCCGCTGTGA
- the SCJ1 gene encoding putative DnaJ domain protein (COG:O;~EggNog:ENOG410PH66;~InterPro:IPR008971,IPR002939,IPR001623,IPR036869, IPR001305,IPR036410;~PFAM:PF00684,PF00226,PF01556;~SECRETED:SignalP(1-23);~go_function: GO:0031072 - heat shock protein binding [Evidence IEA];~go_function: GO:0051082 - unfolded protein binding [Evidence IEA];~go_process: GO:0006457 - protein folding [Evidence IEA]) — MHLLRGLLLSFGVALLLVQLVLAAEDYYKILGLDKSASEKDIKRAYRTLSKKHHPDKNPGDDTAREKFIEIADAYEVLSTPNTRKIYDQYGHEGVEQHRQGGQAGGHAHDPFDLFSRFFGGGGHFGHAPGHRRGPDMEFRIGLPLRDFYLGRSFELNIERQQICEACHGTGSADREVITCDKCSGRGIVIQKHMLAPGMFQQVQMHCDKCRGQGKMVKKPCPVCSGQRVVRKDVETFVTVEPGMDKGMRLVFENEGDESPDYIAGDLVLILEEKEPELSTSEEHRTDATFFRRKGRDLFWKETLSLREAWMGDWTRNITHFDGHVVQLGRSRGEVVQPLAVETVQGEGMPFYSDGHLHDHDDRDPGNLYVEYTVILPDQMESGMEKDFHAMWEKWRKRNGVDLQKDSERPAAPAPVKDEL, encoded by the exons ATGCATCTATTGCGAGGGCTTCTGCTTTCGTTCGGCGTTGCGCTGTTGCTTGTGCAATTGGTGCTCGCGGCGGAGGACTACTATAAGATCTTGGGGTTGGATAAGAGTGCCTCGGAGAAGGACATCAAGCGGGCGTACCGCACGCTGAGCAAGAAGCATCATCCGGACAAGAACCC AGGCGATGACACCGCACGCGAGAAGTTCATTGAAATAGCCGACGCTTACGAGGTCCTGTCTACACCGAACACGCGCAAGATCTACGATCAGTATGGGCATGAGGGAGTGGAGCAGCACCGCCAGGGCGGCCAGGCGGGCGGACATGCGCACGACCCATTCGATTTGTTTTCGCGGTttttcggcggcggcggacatTTTGGACATGCGCCGGGACATCGACGGGGCCCGGATATGGAGTTTAGGATCGGGCTGCCGCTGCGTGATTTCTATCTTGGGAGGTCGTTTGAGTTGAATATCGAGAGGCAGCAGATTTGTGAGGCTTGTCACGGAACTGGGTCTGCGGACCGTGAGGTTATAACGTGTGATAAGTGCTCAGGACGGGGAATCGTGATTCAAAAGCATATGCTGGCGCCTGGGATGTTTCAGCAGGTGCAAATGCACTGTGATAAATGTCGCGGCCAGGGCAAGATGGTCAAGAAGCCTTGCCCGGTTTGTAGCGGACAGCGGGTTGTTCGCAAGGATGTTGAAACGTTTGTTACTGTGGAGCCGGGTATGGATAAGGGAATGCGCCTGGTTTTCGAGAACGAGGGGGACGAAAGCCCCGACTATATTGCCGGCGATCTGGTGTTGATTCTCGAAGAGAAGGAGCCCGAGCTGAGCACGTCAGAGGAGCACCGAACGGACGCCACATTTTTCCGCCGAAAGGGCCGAGACCTATTCTGGAAGGAAACACTGTCGCTGCGAGAGGCCTGGATGGGCGACTGGACGCGCAACATCACCCACTTCGATGGTCACGTTGTTCAGCTTGGCCGTTCACGCGGCGAGGTCGTGCAGCCACTAGCTGTGGAAACGGTCCAGGGCGAGGGCATGCCATTCTACTCGGACGGCCACCTTCACGATCACGATGACCGTGACCCGGGGAACCTGTACGTTGAATATACCGTCATTCTCCCAGACCAGATGGAGAGCGGCATGGAGAAGGACTTCCACGCGATGTGGGAGAAGTGGCGCAAGAGGAACGGAGTCGATCTGCAGAAGGATAGCGAACGACCTGCTGCGCCTGCACCAGTTAAGGACGAATTATGA
- the IMP3 gene encoding snoRNA-binding rRNA-processing protein IMP3 (BUSCO:EOG09264Y0W;~COG:A;~EggNog:ENOG410PMW5;~InterPro:IPR036986,IPR022801,IPR001912,IPR002942;~PFAM:PF00163,PF01479;~go_function: GO:0003723 - RNA binding [Evidence IEA];~go_function: GO:0019843 - rRNA binding [Evidence IEA]) — MVRKLKHHEQKLLRKVNLTTYKSDHAHREHEVSQRYYLQNPLDYKKYSSIVGSLRQLAHKLSALDPDSDPVRQKTESEVLDKLWRMGILKQSREQGAGLSRIEKEVTVSAFCRRRLAVVMARSGMVENIKTAVTSIEQGHVRVGSEVVTDPAYLVTRNMEDFVTWVDSSKIKRNIMQYRENLDDFDLM, encoded by the exons ATGGTCCGCAAACTCAAGCACCACGAGCAGAA ACTGCTCCGCAAAGTAAACCTAACAACCTACAAATCCGACCACGCCCACCGCGAGCACGAAGTCTCGCAGCGCTACTACCTGCAAAACCCACTCGACTACAAAAAATACTCATCGATCGTGGGATCGCTCCGTCAACTCGCACACAAGCTCTCAGCTCTGGACCCTGATTCAGACCCCGTCAGACAGAAGACCGAATCCGAGGTCCTGGATAAGTTATGGCGTATGGGCATCTTGAAGCAATCGAGAGAACAGGGGGCTGGTCTGTCGAggattgagaaggaggttACGGTTAGTGCGTTTTGTAGAAGACGGCTGGCGGTTGTTATGGCGAGGAgtgggatggtggagaaTATCAAGACG GCAGTTACATCCATCGAGCAGGGCCATGTGCGTGTTGGGTCCGAGGTTGTGACAGACCCGGCATACCTTGTTACGAGAAACATGGAGGATTTCGTGACGTGGGTGGACTCGAGTAAGATCAAGCGGAATATTATGCAATACCGGGAGAACTTGGACGACTTTGATCTTATGTAG